GGAAACGGCCGCCGCCACCTCGCCGGTGCACAGCATTGCGGCCAGCGTCAGGTAGCCGCCTGTGAGTGCTTTGCCCACGCACATGATGTCCGGGACGACCCCCGCGTGGCCGGCCGCAAACAGTTCGCCGGTACGGCCGAAGCCGGTGGCGATCTCGTCGAAGATCAGCAGCAGCCCGTGCTGGTCCGCCACCCGGCGCAGCACCCGCAGGCACTCGGCCGGGTACATGAACATGCCTCCGGCGCCCTGCAGCACCGGTTCCAGGATGATCGCCGCCAGCTCCCCGGAATGCGCCGCTGCGATGGATTCAAGCTCCGAGGCCCACGCCTGAACGGCTTCCGGAGTGGCGGTAGCCGTGGCAGGCGGACGGGGCGCAAACACGTTGCCGGCCAGCAACCCGGGGAAGGCCGCATGCATGCCGTCCACGGGATCGCAGACTCCCATCGCTGCGAAGGTGTCGCCGTGGTAGCCGCCGCGAAGGCTCAGGAACCGTTGCCGCCGTGGTTTCCCCGACGCGGTCTGGAACTGGACGGCCAGCTTGAGCGCGACCTCCACGGAGACCGAACCCGAGTCCGCGAGGAAGACCCGCTCCAGCCGGGCCCGGCCGGGGGCTGACGGTGCCATGTCCACCAGCCGCTCGGCCAGTTCCACGGCCGGGGCATGGGTCAGGCCGCCGAACATGACATGGCTGAAATCGTCCACTTGCCGCTTGGCGGCGGCGTCCAGCACAGGGTGGCGGTAGCCATGGATCACAGACCACCACGAAGACATGGCGTCCAGTACCTCATGGACGGTGCCGTCTTCGTCCCGCAGCCGCAGCCGCACGCCGTCGGCCGCTTCCACTTCCCACAGCGGAAGGCTGGAACCGGCGGGCGCATAGGGGTGCCAAAGACGGGCCCGGTCCCGCTGGATCAGGTTCATTGGACAAACACCCCGTGGCGCGAGCACTCCGCGCTCCAGCCCGTCGGCGTGACCTGGACCTTC
This genomic interval from Micrococcaceae bacterium Sec5.7 contains the following:
- a CDS encoding adenosylmethionine--8-amino-7-oxononanoate transaminase: MNLIQRDRARLWHPYAPAGSSLPLWEVEAADGVRLRLRDEDGTVHEVLDAMSSWWSVIHGYRHPVLDAAAKRQVDDFSHVMFGGLTHAPAVELAERLVDMAPSAPGRARLERVFLADSGSVSVEVALKLAVQFQTASGKPRRQRFLSLRGGYHGDTFAAMGVCDPVDGMHAAFPGLLAGNVFAPRPPATATATPEAVQAWASELESIAAAHSGELAAIILEPVLQGAGGMFMYPAECLRVLRRVADQHGLLLIFDEIATGFGRTGELFAAGHAGVVPDIMCVGKALTGGYLTLAAMLCTGEVAAAVSGGPAGALLHGPTFMANPLACAVANASLGMIDGGAWQQDVARISAGLESGLKSALGLEAVKEVRTIGAVGVIELHDGVDVPAVTRAAIRHGVWVRPFRNLIYTMPPYISTAEEIETITAGMVAAVAEVHEGATARIGDAA